The following coding sequences lie in one Arachis ipaensis cultivar K30076 chromosome B03, Araip1.1, whole genome shotgun sequence genomic window:
- the LOC107633001 gene encoding uncharacterized protein LOC107633001, whose product MLTSRGIEANSEKCEAILNMASLKTIKEVQQLARRVAALSRFLPTVSNRSYHFFQTISKGKKFEWTKECETEFAKLKATLSSPPVLQSPEVGKLFQSRPALKSQILADFVFELTPDEQHYEKTWELQVDGASNREGSGDGIVLKEGETVMAELSLQFHFSASNNQAEYEALIAGIIPNNKTNPQNFRQKASLFTTVSGELYRRGFSYPLLKCLGKDKANEVMNEVHEGVCENHIGGQALATKIIRTGYYWPTMKRDSITKVKTCDNCQKHAAISMKPAEVMHSMEVSWPFYRWGLDILGPFPIALGEVKFLLVSIDYFLKWIEAQSLARITAEKVRSFIWKNIICRFGIPREIISDNGRQFTDNILASFLKNFNIQHHFSSVEHPQTTGQAEAANRIILQAMRKKLSDAKGEWADLIPEILWSYNTTIQTTTGETPFKLVYGTEALILVEVSIPTLRFEFYHHNHNIDTRKAELDLVEEDRDIAAIKQRAMKQQVEIRHNKRVVPRTFNEGDLVLREPRRQDDPHLTGNSPQIGKDHFGFQKCSEWGLTNSKHCKATHYQETGIYLH is encoded by the exons ATGCTGACTTCACGGGGAATCGAAGCAAACTCTGAGAAATGTGAGGCAATACTTAATATGGCAAGTTTGAAAACAATAAAGGAAGTACAACAACTAGCACGGAGAGTGGCCGCCTTGTCAAGATTTTTGCCAACGGTATCAAACCGATCATATCACTTTTTCCAAACGATATCAAAAGGTAAAAAATTCGAGTGGACAAAGGAATGCGAGACGGAATTTGCCAAACTTAAAGCCACCCTGTCTTCACCACCAGTACTACAAAGCCCAGAAGTTGGTAAACTC TTTCAATCAAGACCAGCTCTGAAGTCACAAATCCTGGCGGACTTCGTTTTCGAGCTCACACCTGATGAGCAACACTACGAGAAGACTTGGGAATTGCAAGTAGATGGCGCATCAAACCGAGAAGGAAGTGGAGACGGGATAGTATTAAAGGAGGGAGAAACAGTAATGGCCGAGCTATCACTTCAATTCCACTTCTCAGCAAGCAATAACCAAGCCGAATACGAGGCGCTAATAGCAG GAATCATACCCAACAACAAGACCAACCCTCAAAACTTTAGACAAAAAGCAAGTCTTTTTACAACAGTATCAGGAGAGCTATACAGGCGTGGTTTCTCATACCCATTACTGAAATGCCTCGGCAAAGACAAAGCAAATGAAGTAATGAACGAGGTCCACGAGGGCGTATGTGAAAACCACATAGGAGGACAAGCTCTGGCAACAAAGATTATCCGAACAGGATATTACTGGCCAACGATGAAGAGAGACAGCATAACAAAGGTCAAAACCTGCGACAACTGTCAAAAGCATGCCGCTATCTCCATGAAGCCCGCTGAGGTAATGCACAGTATGGAAGTAAGCTGGCCTTTCTACAGATGGGGGCTCGATATCCTCGGCCCATTTCCAATAGCGCTAGGTGAGGTAAAATTTCTTTTGGTTTCAATAGATTATTTCTTaaaatggatagaagcacaaTCACTAGCAAGAATAACGGCTGAGAAGGTACGATCTTTCATATGGAAAAACATCATATGCCGGTTCGGAATACCAAGGGAAATAATATCGGATAATGGTAGACAATTTACAGATAATATACTTGcatcatttttgaaaaattttaacataCAGCACCATTTTAGCTCGGTCGAACACCCACAAACAACTGGgcaagccgaagctgctaaccGAATAATATTGCAGGCAATGAGAAAAAAGCTCAGCGATGCAAAAGGTGAATGGGCAGATTTGATCCCAGAAATACTATGGAGCTATAACACGACGATACAAACTACAACAGGCGAAACCCCATTCAAACTTGTCTATGGAACAGAGGCCCTGATACTAGTCGAGGTCAGCATCCCCACACTAAGGTTCGAGTTTTACCATCACAATCATAATATAGATACAAGAAAGGCCGAGCTAGACCTCGTGGAGGAAGATAGGGACATCGCTGCTATTAAACAAAGAGCAATGAAACAACAAGTAGAAATAAGGCACAACAAAAGAGTAGTACCCAGGACGTTCAACGAAGGTGACCTGGTCCTCAGAGAACCGAGGAGGCAAGACGACCCCCATCTCACGGGAAACTCACCGCAAATTGGGAAGGACCATTTCGGATTTCAAAAGTGCTCGGAGTGGGGGCTTACCAACTCCAAACACTGTAAGGCGACCCATTATCAAGAAACTGGAATATATCTTCATTAA